In a genomic window of Thalassotalea piscium:
- the ubiA gene encoding 4-hydroxybenzoate octaprenyltransferase: protein MSLSHHTFFGIKWQAIKQITRIDKPIGTYLLLWPTFWALWMAADGFPSLHLLVVFSLGVWIMRSAGCVINDYADRHVDGKVKRTEARPLVTGLMTEQQALSLFGFLIGSAFALVMTLSWYTIYLSLVALLLAASYPFMKRYTHLPQVVLGAAFSWGMIMAFAETQGQIPTQAWLLFFANLLWTVAYDTLYAMVDRDDDVNIGVKSTAILFGKHDKRIVGFLQLLTLALLLTLGEIMAYGWPFQLSLVIAAGFFCYQQMLIVNRERDACFRAFLNNHWVGLVIFLGIWVEHL from the coding sequence ATGTCATTATCTCATCATACTTTCTTTGGTATAAAGTGGCAGGCGATTAAACAAATTACCCGCATCGATAAGCCAATAGGCACCTACCTATTACTTTGGCCTACTTTTTGGGCGTTATGGATGGCTGCAGATGGTTTTCCGAGCCTACATTTACTTGTGGTTTTTTCACTAGGTGTATGGATTATGCGAAGTGCTGGCTGTGTAATTAATGATTACGCTGACAGACATGTTGACGGTAAAGTAAAACGAACAGAAGCAAGACCATTAGTTACAGGGCTAATGACAGAGCAGCAAGCATTAAGTCTTTTTGGGTTTCTTATTGGTAGTGCATTTGCACTGGTTATGACACTTTCTTGGTACACCATTTATTTATCTTTAGTTGCCCTGTTACTCGCGGCAAGTTACCCATTTATGAAACGCTATACACATCTACCACAAGTGGTATTAGGTGCGGCCTTTAGTTGGGGAATGATAATGGCATTTGCTGAAACACAAGGACAAATACCCACGCAAGCATGGCTATTGTTTTTTGCGAATTTACTGTGGACTGTGGCTTACGACACCCTTTATGCCATGGTTGATCGCGACGATGATGTTAACATTGGCGTAAAGTCTACAGCAATATTGTTTGGTAAACATGACAAGCGTATTGTTGGCTTTTTGCAATTACTAACATTAGCATTACTGTTAACGTTAGGTGAAATTATGGCCTATGGCTGGCCATTTCAATTGAGCTTAGTTATTGCTGCCGGTTTTTTCTGCTATCAACAAATGCTGATTGTTAATAGAGAAAGAGATGCTTG
- a CDS encoding chorismate--pyruvate lyase family protein yields the protein MQHHHSLFPVNLQAQWHKAEGVELEPSLLNWLLDANSLTARLKSHCQQFRVQLLGQKVEPCHPKEANQDIYSGEEVLVREVLLFCDDNPQVFARSLIPLRSLTGNERQLAELGEQSLGQVLFNSPNLFRKDIEIASFSDNSTVFKFASTYVLPELKQLWGRRSVFMLGEKPLMVAEVFLPGAYAYSQESNQ from the coding sequence ATGCAGCATCACCATTCACTTTTTCCGGTTAACTTACAAGCACAGTGGCATAAAGCTGAAGGTGTTGAGTTAGAACCAAGCCTTTTAAATTGGTTACTTGATGCCAATTCACTTACCGCAAGGCTTAAAAGTCATTGTCAACAATTTCGAGTACAACTGTTGGGCCAGAAGGTTGAGCCTTGCCACCCTAAAGAAGCCAATCAAGACATTTATTCAGGTGAAGAAGTACTAGTGCGTGAAGTATTGCTTTTTTGTGATGATAACCCACAAGTTTTTGCGAGAAGTTTAATTCCGTTACGTTCGTTAACGGGTAATGAACGCCAGCTAGCAGAGCTAGGTGAGCAATCTTTAGGACAAGTGTTATTTAATTCACCAAATTTATTTCGTAAAGACATTGAAATAGCAAGTTTTAGCGACAACAGTACTGTATTTAAATTTGCATCTACCTACGTGTTGCCTGAACTGAAGCAGCTATGGGGGCGTAGATCGGTATTTATGTTAGGAGAAAAGCCGTTAATGGTTGCCGAGGTTTTTCTACCAGGTGCTTATGCTTATAGCCAAGAGAGCAATCAATAA
- a CDS encoding flagellar basal body-associated FliL family protein, with the protein MKKLSLLLPSLLMLLFTNKAFTADYAYFGFEPEIITNYVAVKKKMGYVRLTVELMIEESSNYEVVEHHAPLLRDAIINIIGQQPEAKIKSINGRFEIQKLCEEKVKSILQKETGKPLIKKLLFTQWLDN; encoded by the coding sequence ATGAAAAAGCTTTCTTTACTGTTACCTTCATTATTAATGCTACTTTTTACCAATAAGGCATTCACAGCTGATTATGCTTATTTTGGCTTCGAACCGGAAATAATTACCAATTATGTCGCCGTTAAGAAAAAAATGGGTTATGTCAGGCTTACGGTAGAACTAATGATTGAAGAGTCTTCAAACTATGAAGTTGTTGAGCATCACGCTCCATTATTAAGAGATGCCATTATTAATATAATTGGCCAGCAACCAGAAGCTAAAATAAAGTCAATTAATGGTCGATTTGAAATTCAGAAATTATGTGAAGAGAAGGTAAAAAGTATTCTGCAAAAAGAAACTGGCAAGCCTTTAATTAAAAAACTATTATTTACCCAATGGTTAGATAACTGA
- the glpG gene encoding rhomboid family intramembrane serine protease GlpG yields MESISLQPLVEVSQHNVALLFANYLKSQAISAEVTSQNSKFIVLVDVQHLSTAKNLFEEFIEQPYHPKYQQAAWDNAQIADIQGGDLANSFVKQFLQHAGIVTLVVFATCWMVFILSLLGWHTTLFQWLRFYSVNSIELVLTEPWRLIGPALFHFSWLHIVFNTMWWWQIGGSVEKIFGKGELIQLFIVSAIISNFGQYLISGPNFGGLSGVVYALVGYAWWAGWLAPEKGLSLSKPIVGFLLIWLLLGYTDFMPVNMANTAHLLGLVSGCFLALWRFKVRVH; encoded by the coding sequence ATGGAGTCAATATCACTACAACCGCTTGTGGAAGTATCGCAACATAATGTCGCTTTACTTTTTGCTAATTATTTAAAGAGTCAAGCAATTTCAGCCGAAGTAACTAGCCAAAATAGCAAGTTTATTGTACTTGTTGATGTCCAACATTTATCAACAGCAAAAAACCTGTTTGAAGAGTTTATTGAGCAACCTTATCATCCGAAGTACCAACAAGCAGCTTGGGATAATGCTCAAATTGCAGACATTCAAGGTGGCGATTTGGCTAATAGCTTTGTTAAACAGTTTTTACAGCACGCTGGAATAGTGACTTTGGTTGTTTTTGCGACTTGTTGGATGGTGTTTATTTTAAGCTTGTTGGGTTGGCATACAACATTATTTCAGTGGTTACGCTTTTATTCAGTAAATAGTATAGAACTCGTGCTAACAGAACCATGGCGACTCATTGGTCCGGCATTATTTCACTTTTCTTGGTTACATATTGTTTTTAACACCATGTGGTGGTGGCAAATTGGTGGCAGTGTTGAAAAAATATTTGGTAAAGGGGAGTTAATTCAATTATTTATTGTATCCGCTATTATTTCTAATTTTGGCCAGTATTTAATATCAGGCCCTAATTTTGGCGGCTTATCAGGGGTTGTTTATGCGCTGGTTGGCTATGCTTGGTGGGCTGGATGGCTTGCGCCTGAAAAAGGTTTGTCTTTATCAAAACCTATTGTTGGCTTTTTACTCATTTGGTTATTACTTGGTTATACCGACTTTATGCCAGTGAACATGGCTAATACAGCACATTTATTAGGATTGGTCAGCGGTTGCTTTTTGGCGTTGTGGCGTTTTAAAGTGAGAGTACATTAA
- the glpE gene encoding thiosulfate sulfurtransferase GlpE, which translates to MTSDTFKHMQCDELAQKLVNDSYVVLDIRDQASFQHSHIPGAIHLTNDTLPDFLRDADFDAPTVICCYHGISSQQAAQFLISQDFTDVYSLDGGFTQWAMLFPDKTGQ; encoded by the coding sequence ATGACTAGCGACACTTTTAAACATATGCAATGTGATGAATTAGCGCAAAAACTTGTAAATGATAGCTATGTGGTGCTTGATATTCGTGATCAAGCTTCATTTCAGCATAGCCATATACCAGGTGCAATACACTTAACAAATGACACATTGCCCGACTTTTTACGTGATGCTGACTTTGACGCGCCAACGGTTATTTGTTGTTACCATGGTATATCTAGTCAACAAGCAGCACAGTTTTTAATAAGCCAAGATTTTACTGATGTGTATTCGCTTGACGGCGGTTTTACACAATGGGCGATGTTATTTCCCGATAAAACAGGCCAATAA
- the tdh gene encoding L-threonine 3-dehydrogenase: MKSLAKLKAEPGIWMTDSAKPEMGHNDLLIKIKKTAICGTDIHIYNWDEWSQKTIPVPMVVGHEYSGVVVEIGQEVKGFAIGDRVSGEGHITCGHCRNCRGGRTHLCRNTVGVGVDRTGAFAEYLVIPAYNAFKLPEGISDDLAAIFDPFGNAVHTALSFDLVGEDVLITGAGPIGIMAAAVAKHVGARHVVITDINEYRLDLATKMGATRAVNVSKEKLSDVITELGMTEGFDVGLEMSGIPVAFTDMLKNMNNGGKIAMLGIPGNDMAIDWSQVIFKGLTIKGIYGREMFETWYKMASLIQSGLDITPMITHRFPVDEFQQGFDIMRSGQSGKVILDWES, from the coding sequence ATGAAATCTTTAGCAAAATTAAAAGCAGAGCCGGGGATCTGGATGACAGACTCGGCCAAGCCAGAAATGGGCCACAACGATTTATTAATAAAAATAAAGAAAACAGCTATTTGTGGTACCGATATTCATATTTATAACTGGGATGAATGGTCTCAAAAAACGATACCTGTACCTATGGTAGTGGGTCATGAATATTCAGGTGTCGTAGTTGAAATAGGCCAAGAAGTTAAAGGCTTTGCTATTGGTGATCGTGTGTCTGGTGAAGGCCACATAACCTGTGGACATTGTCGTAATTGTCGAGGTGGACGTACACATTTATGTCGAAATACTGTGGGTGTTGGTGTTGATAGAACGGGCGCTTTTGCTGAATACCTAGTGATCCCCGCTTACAATGCCTTTAAATTACCCGAAGGCATTTCAGACGACTTAGCTGCCATTTTTGACCCTTTTGGCAATGCTGTGCATACCGCTTTATCATTTGATTTAGTAGGCGAAGACGTTTTAATAACAGGTGCTGGACCTATTGGCATCATGGCCGCAGCGGTTGCTAAACATGTAGGTGCGCGCCATGTGGTTATTACTGACATTAATGAGTATCGACTTGATTTAGCGACCAAGATGGGGGCAACACGAGCAGTAAATGTGAGTAAAGAAAAGCTTTCAGACGTTATTACCGAGCTTGGTATGACCGAAGGGTTTGATGTTGGCTTGGAAATGTCGGGTATTCCAGTAGCATTTACAGATATGCTTAAAAATATGAATAACGGCGGTAAAATTGCGATGCTTGGCATTCCTGGTAACGACATGGCAATTGACTGGAGCCAAGTTATATTTAAAGGCCTTACTATTAAAGGTATTTATGGCCGCGAAATGTTTGAAACTTGGTATAAAATGGCGAGTTTAATTCAATCGGGGTTAGATATTACACCAATGATAACTCACCGATTTCCAGTTGATGAATTTCAACAAGGGTTTGATATTATGCGCTCAGGTCAATCAGGCAAAGTTATTTTAGATTGGGAAAGTTAA
- a CDS encoding glycine C-acetyltransferase yields MSSNSKTDFYTHLNNEHEQLKKEGLYKAERIITTAQQTQIEVTTGEQVVNFCANNYLGLANHPTLIAAAKKGLDDHGFGMASVRFICGTQDIHKTLEQKLSEFLGMEDTILYSSCFDANTGLFETLLGPEDAIISDALNHASIIDGVRLCKAKRFRYANNDMAELEARLQEANDAGAKFKLIATDGVFSMDGVIANLSAVCDLADKYGALVMVDDSHAVGFVGDKGRGSHEYCQVMDRVDIITGTLGKAMGGASGGYTSGKKEVINWLRQRSRPYLFSNSLAPAIVNASIKVLELLADGDELRQTLKDNANYFRTEMEAAGFTCAGADHAIIPVMLGDAKVASEMADRLLQEGIYVIGFSFPVVPKGQARIRTQISAAHSKAQLDKAIGAFVRIGKEMAVI; encoded by the coding sequence ATGTCATCGAATAGCAAAACTGATTTTTATACCCATTTAAATAACGAACACGAACAGTTAAAAAAAGAAGGGTTATACAAAGCTGAGCGTATCATTACTACGGCTCAACAGACACAAATTGAAGTGACTACAGGTGAGCAAGTTGTTAACTTTTGTGCGAACAATTATTTAGGTCTAGCTAACCACCCTACTTTGATAGCAGCAGCGAAAAAAGGCTTAGATGACCATGGCTTTGGCATGGCTTCAGTACGTTTTATTTGCGGAACACAAGATATACACAAAACACTTGAGCAAAAGCTAAGTGAGTTTTTAGGTATGGAAGACACCATTTTATATTCGTCTTGCTTTGATGCCAATACCGGCCTTTTTGAAACATTATTAGGCCCAGAAGATGCCATTATTAGTGATGCGCTTAATCACGCGTCAATAATAGATGGTGTTCGTTTATGTAAAGCTAAACGTTTCCGCTACGCTAATAATGATATGGCAGAGCTGGAAGCTCGTTTACAAGAAGCAAACGATGCCGGAGCAAAGTTTAAACTGATTGCTACCGATGGCGTTTTTTCTATGGACGGTGTTATCGCTAATTTGTCAGCCGTGTGTGATTTAGCTGATAAATATGGCGCGCTTGTTATGGTTGACGACTCACATGCAGTAGGCTTTGTTGGCGATAAAGGACGAGGCAGTCATGAGTACTGTCAGGTAATGGACCGTGTCGATATAATTACGGGCACGCTAGGCAAGGCAATGGGTGGTGCGTCTGGTGGCTATACTTCAGGTAAAAAAGAAGTCATTAATTGGTTGCGTCAACGCTCACGCCCTTACTTATTCTCAAACTCGCTTGCACCAGCAATAGTCAATGCTTCTATTAAGGTATTGGAATTACTTGCTGATGGCGATGAATTACGTCAAACATTAAAAGACAATGCAAACTATTTTAGAACAGAAATGGAAGCGGCTGGTTTTACCTGTGCAGGCGCTGATCATGCAATCATACCTGTAATGCTTGGAGATGCGAAAGTAGCCAGCGAAATGGCTGACCGCTTATTGCAAGAAGGTATTTATGTTATTGGCTTTTCTTTCCCTGTTGTACCCAAAGGGCAAGCACGTATTCGTACTCAAATATCAGCAGCGCACAGTAAAGCGCAATTAGATAAAGCTATTGGTGCTTTTGTACGTATTGGTAAAGAAATGGCTGTTATCTAA
- a CDS encoding alpha/beta hydrolase, protein MKNYSLCYVILIITLLSGSLPVSAAQQDVLNYEDELNKEPDNLVKFKTQDELLLAGYYYSGAEQSPGVLLLHDCANNGASYLPLAQALSELGINALALDLRGYGYSANVIYSHDFIKKTAKDLNMYQSEVVRITSYWESDIVSAYHYLQNKIGKEQPVSVVSSGCTAPQAVYLAEKIRIRSLVIVTPKFSHLEKEKYKNLIDIPAYFLSSAHHANSYQIAKELFEWNGDLSSTMQVIKGNDFGHDLLNGKPYLIDNIATWLQMSLKQ, encoded by the coding sequence ATGAAAAATTACTCTTTATGCTATGTAATATTGATTATTACCCTTTTAAGCGGTTCTTTACCTGTGAGCGCAGCACAACAAGATGTATTGAATTATGAAGACGAGCTTAACAAAGAGCCTGATAATTTAGTAAAATTTAAAACACAAGACGAGCTGCTACTTGCCGGCTATTATTATTCAGGTGCCGAGCAAAGCCCTGGCGTATTACTGCTGCATGATTGTGCAAATAATGGAGCTAGCTATTTACCATTAGCGCAAGCACTCTCCGAACTCGGCATAAATGCGCTTGCACTTGACTTAAGAGGGTATGGTTATAGCGCTAATGTTATTTATTCTCATGACTTTATCAAAAAAACCGCTAAAGATTTAAATATGTACCAAAGTGAAGTTGTTCGAATTACTTCTTATTGGGAGAGTGATATCGTATCTGCTTACCATTACCTACAAAATAAAATAGGAAAAGAACAGCCAGTATCAGTAGTTTCATCAGGCTGTACTGCACCGCAAGCAGTATATTTAGCTGAAAAAATACGCATTCGCAGCTTAGTAATAGTTACACCAAAATTTTCACATCTGGAAAAAGAAAAGTATAAAAACCTTATCGATATTCCCGCATACTTTCTTAGCTCAGCACATCATGCCAACTCATATCAAATCGCTAAAGAATTATTTGAATGGAATGGAGATCTAAGCTCAACTATGCAAGTCATTAAAGGTAATGATTTTGGTCATGACCTGTTAAATGGAAAGCCCTATTTAATTGATAATATTGCGACATGGTTACAAATGTCGCTAAAGCAGTAA
- a CDS encoding YeiH family protein: MAFSAENRSNTLNGILFVALFSVIATSMADFVIFKQFAISPLIIGIVLGVIYANTLRDKFPSDWQAGITFSTKTLLRIGIIFYGFRLTFQHVAEVGLAGILMSLFIVTFTFLLGYLVGTKLLKLDRDTSILISAGSSICGAAAVLATEPVLKAEAHKTSIAVATVVVFGTIAMFLYPFIYQSGLLSLNEQAMGVYLGGTLHEVAHVVAAGHAINDNVADTAVIVKMLRVMLLAPFLLLLSMWLKGQLMHNSHQSNRSPIVIPWFAVAFIAVVGFNSLHLLPSQTITVINQADTFALTMAMTALGMETRTSKFKGIGFKPLYLASILFLWLLFAGYLLTKVVYQVI; the protein is encoded by the coding sequence ATGGCTTTTTCTGCAGAAAACAGATCAAATACACTTAATGGTATTTTATTTGTTGCCTTATTCTCTGTTATTGCTACGTCAATGGCAGACTTTGTAATATTTAAACAATTCGCTATTAGTCCATTAATTATAGGTATTGTATTAGGGGTCATTTATGCCAACACCTTACGCGATAAGTTTCCTAGCGATTGGCAAGCGGGTATTACTTTTTCAACTAAAACACTTTTACGTATTGGTATAATTTTTTACGGTTTCCGTTTAACTTTTCAACACGTTGCAGAGGTTGGTTTAGCTGGCATTTTAATGAGCTTGTTCATAGTAACCTTTACTTTTTTATTGGGCTATTTAGTTGGTACTAAACTGCTTAAGCTTGACCGAGATACCAGTATATTAATCAGTGCGGGAAGTTCAATTTGTGGCGCTGCAGCAGTATTAGCGACAGAGCCTGTGCTCAAAGCAGAAGCACACAAAACAAGTATTGCGGTTGCGACTGTGGTTGTTTTTGGCACAATTGCGATGTTTTTATATCCTTTTATTTATCAAAGCGGTTTGTTAAGCCTTAATGAACAAGCAATGGGCGTGTACCTTGGCGGAACATTACATGAAGTGGCTCACGTTGTTGCGGCGGGTCACGCTATCAATGACAACGTTGCTGACACCGCGGTAATCGTTAAAATGTTACGCGTAATGTTACTCGCACCCTTTCTATTATTACTTAGCATGTGGTTAAAAGGTCAGCTAATGCATAATAGTCACCAATCAAATCGTTCACCAATTGTTATCCCTTGGTTTGCTGTCGCCTTTATTGCAGTGGTTGGCTTTAATTCATTGCATTTATTACCTTCACAAACAATTACTGTCATTAACCAAGCTGACACATTTGCACTAACCATGGCAATGACTGCACTAGGTATGGAAACACGCACCAGTAAGTTTAAAGGCATTGGATTTAAGCCGCTCTATCTGGCGAGTATTCTATTTTTATGGTTACTCTTTGCTGGTTACTTATTAACAAAAGTAGTGTATCAGGTTATTTAG
- the hutG gene encoding N-formylglutamate deformylase: MSDVYTLIKGSVPLLISMPHNGQLIPDDIAKSMTDKAKKVPDTDWYKDKLYDFAKALGAYILIPNYSRYVIDLNRDPEGVDLYPGANSTELCPTTAFDLSPLYLKGKLPDQHEIERRIEKYWQPYHQAIAVTLADIKQQHPCVVLLEAHSILSTVPRFFEGKLPDFNFGTASGKSCSAQLLAQITQLDFSPYTMVTNGRFKGGYITRAYGDPENNIHAVQLELSQSTYLDESNFEYLAPIADQVKLKLKDLVQVLIAFTQTEDK, encoded by the coding sequence ATGTCTGACGTTTATACACTGATTAAAGGCTCAGTACCTTTATTGATCAGTATGCCTCATAACGGCCAATTAATTCCTGACGATATTGCAAAAAGCATGACTGATAAAGCCAAAAAAGTACCTGATACTGATTGGTATAAAGACAAGCTATACGATTTTGCTAAAGCCTTAGGTGCTTATATTTTAATTCCAAATTATAGCCGCTATGTTATCGATTTAAATCGAGATCCAGAGGGTGTAGACTTATACCCTGGCGCAAATTCTACCGAGTTATGTCCGACAACCGCCTTCGATCTTTCACCTTTGTATCTTAAAGGTAAGCTGCCTGATCAGCATGAAATAGAACGCAGAATTGAAAAATACTGGCAACCCTATCATCAAGCAATTGCAGTAACCTTAGCTGATATTAAGCAACAACATCCTTGTGTAGTTTTATTAGAAGCTCATTCAATATTATCAACGGTTCCACGCTTTTTTGAAGGAAAGTTGCCTGATTTCAATTTTGGTACTGCTAGTGGTAAAAGTTGTTCAGCGCAATTACTTGCTCAAATTACACAGCTAGATTTTTCTCCATACACTATGGTAACTAATGGCCGCTTTAAAGGTGGATATATCACCCGCGCTTATGGTGACCCTGAGAATAATATTCATGCTGTTCAGTTAGAGCTTTCACAATCAACGTATTTAGACGAAAGTAACTTTGAATATTTAGCACCAATTGCAGACCAAGTTAAACTTAAATTAAAAGATTTAGTTCAGGTATTAATTGCCTTTACCCAAACAGAAGATAAGTAA
- a CDS encoding formimidoylglutamate deiminase, which translates to MKIFAERVLLSEGWKSKQTLTIENGIIISITSGKDESAECVGTVIPGMVNCHSHAFQRAFAGFSEQGSDGQDSFWTWRNVMYQFLANLTAEDAKTIATQLYIEMLKSGYTRVAEFHYLHHDINGQPYSNLATMAEAIFEASEQSGIGLTLLPVLYQYSGFGQLPPNAGQKRFINQTNTFNNLVSDCYQLSQKFGNTNVGIAPHSLRAVDKSSLQDAVAHIRALDSEAPIHIHIAEQQKEVDDCLNYYQQRPVQWLLNNFQLDPQWCLIHATHINEQERDDLIATKAIAGICPTTEANLGDGIFPTAEFLAQGGTIAIGSDSHISVNPVEELRWLEYAQRLIKQQRALLATLEQPSVGQYLWAHTAKIGAQSTNSNTGELAVGKQADLLVLDENKLSLFAARDAHVLDSLIFATQNNVISDVMVNGKWCIRNGAHAIEQQASAAFAQLLKQVSQSL; encoded by the coding sequence ATGAAGATATTTGCAGAAAGAGTACTTCTTTCAGAAGGCTGGAAAAGTAAGCAAACACTTACTATTGAAAATGGTATTATTATAAGCATTACTTCAGGTAAAGATGAAAGTGCTGAGTGTGTAGGTACGGTAATTCCTGGTATGGTTAATTGTCACTCTCATGCATTCCAGCGTGCATTTGCCGGTTTTAGTGAACAAGGGAGCGACGGACAAGATAGCTTTTGGACATGGCGTAACGTTATGTATCAATTTTTAGCTAATTTAACTGCCGAAGATGCCAAGACCATCGCCACCCAGCTTTATATTGAAATGTTAAAGTCGGGCTATACTCGCGTAGCTGAGTTTCATTATTTACACCATGATATTAATGGGCAGCCATACAGTAATCTTGCAACAATGGCAGAAGCTATTTTCGAAGCGAGCGAACAATCAGGCATAGGGCTCACCTTATTGCCTGTACTTTACCAATATAGCGGTTTTGGTCAATTACCCCCTAATGCGGGTCAAAAGCGTTTTATCAATCAAACAAACACCTTTAATAACCTGGTAAGTGATTGTTATCAGCTAAGCCAAAAATTCGGTAATACGAATGTTGGCATTGCACCACATTCTTTACGTGCAGTTGATAAAAGTTCACTACAAGACGCAGTAGCACATATACGTGCTTTAGATAGCGAAGCCCCAATTCATATACATATTGCTGAGCAACAAAAAGAAGTTGATGACTGTTTAAACTATTATCAACAACGCCCTGTTCAATGGCTATTGAATAACTTTCAATTAGACCCACAGTGGTGCCTCATACATGCAACTCATATCAATGAGCAAGAACGCGATGATCTTATTGCCACAAAAGCCATTGCTGGTATATGTCCCACAACCGAAGCAAACTTAGGCGATGGTATATTTCCTACGGCTGAATTCTTAGCACAAGGCGGTACTATCGCGATAGGTTCAGATAGCCATATTTCAGTTAATCCTGTTGAAGAGTTACGTTGGTTAGAATATGCACAACGTTTAATTAAACAACAACGTGCACTTTTAGCGACACTTGAACAACCTTCTGTAGGGCAATATTTATGGGCTCACACTGCAAAAATTGGCGCGCAAAGCACCAACAGTAACACAGGTGAATTAGCCGTTGGCAAACAAGCCGACCTACTTGTATTAGACGAAAACAAGCTGTCACTATTTGCTGCTAGAGATGCACATGTACTTGATAGTTTGATTTTTGCAACACAGAACAATGTAATTAGTGATGTAATGGTTAATGGTAAATGGTGTATACGTAATGGTGCTCATGCAATAGAGCAACAAGCCAGCGCAGCCTTTGCTCAACTTTTAAAGCAAGTGAGTCAATCGCTTTAG